The following is a genomic window from Theobroma cacao cultivar B97-61/B2 chromosome 10, Criollo_cocoa_genome_V2, whole genome shotgun sequence.
ATCTAGTAAGCTTGACCTAGAGAACTTAGAATTAAAGTGGAGTAAAGAtttcaatataaatttaagAAGGAAAGAAGTTGAGAAAGAAGTGTTGAATTTAGATCAACCTCATAAAGATATTAAAGAACTTGCCATCAATTATTATGCTAGAATAGAATTCCCAGATTGGGTGGAAGATGATTCATTCAAAAATCTACAAGTTTTAAGACATGAAGATAGTCACAATTGCACATTGTTACCAGCAGTTGGAAAATTACCACTTTTAAAACATCTCTATGCCAAGGGGATGAGAAGTGTGATTAGTGTTGGTAATGAGTTTCATGGAGTGAATGGGCCAAATGTATTTCCATCTTTAGAGACCTTGCATTTTGAAAATATGTTTGAATGGAAAGAGTGGAAACTTTGTGAAGTTGATGAACAAGGTAAGAAATTTTATTACCTTCGAGAACTCTTTGTTAGGAATTGTCCGAAATTAGTCAAAACTTTACCTGATAACCTTCATTTTTTAGAGAAACTTGTAATTCATAGGTGCCAAGAATTGGTAGTTTCAATTTCAAATCTTCCAATGCTATGCGAACTTGAAATTGATGGATGCAAAGAAGtagtatttgagagttatgaTGATATTTGGTCTGTTAAAAATGTCTTTCTTTCAAACGTTTCAAAGTTTTCatgtgaaagaaaagaaatgatgatgTTAGAGTCAATCAAAGTAGAAAATCTCCAAATTGATGGTTGTGAGGAGTTGGCTTCTTTGTGGCAAACAAAATTGGGGTGGTTGGTGCCTTTGAGATGTCTTCGTACTTTAGAGTTTAAAAATTGTACACAAGTTGTGCGTATAGGGGCGgcaaaaaaggggaaaaagaagaGCTTTCGCAATTAGAAATACCATGCAACATTGAGCATTTGAGATTAGGATATTGTCAAGGGTTAGAGAGATTATCAAAAACCTTAAACAACCTTACATGTCTTACAGAGTTAAGGATTGTAAAGTGCCCCTAATTGGTTTCACTTTCAACGGACAACTTGCCTCCAACTCTTAGGACTTTGTACATTGGCAATTGTGAGAATTTGCGATGTTTACTGGATAACAAAGAGAATATCAATTTCAGAAGCACATCTATTCTTCAATCTCTTGACATTGGATATTGTGAAGCTCTAAAATCATTATCATCGAGTGGTAAGTTACCCGTTGGGCTTAAAAGGTTGCATATTTGTTGGTGTCCAGAGCTTGAATTTTTACTGCAGAAAATTGGAAATAATACTTGTCTTGAATGTATTTCAATCTGGGATTGtagaaatattaaatatttaccCTAAGAATTGGACAAGCTCAGCCATCTTCAAgagatttattttataaattgtccaAATCTTGTTCGATTCCCAGAAGCTCTGCCCAACCTCCACCATCTTCAATGTTTGACCATAAGGAATTGTCAAAGGGTGCAATATTCCTTCGGAGAAAGGGGTTTCCCTACCAACCTAACTTCCCCTTCAGTCGATGATCCCAATATTAGTAAGGCAGTAATGGAGTGGGGATCGCATAGACCTAAATCACTTACAAAACTCAATATTAGTGGTAGTAATTGTACAGATGTAGTGTCGTTTCCTCAAGAGGAGATAGGAATGAAGTTGCCCCCTTCTCTCACCAATCTTATTATAAGAGATTTCAAAAATCTAAGAAAGCTATCCTCCAATGGCTTTCAAAACCTCACCTCTCTTCAATCTTTGTGGATCGACAATTGCCCAAAGCTCAGATCCATTCCCAGAAAGGAAATGCTTCCTTCGCTTTTGCAACTAAGTATTACGGTTTGTCCGATGCTAAAGAAAAGGTGCAAAAGGGATAAAGGAAAACAATGGTCCAACATCACCCACATACCTTGCTTATATATGGATGATGAATTCATCTACGAATGACCAAGAGGAACAATCAGCATGTCAACACACGTATTTTAATCCTGAAAATAATTACTATATATGTTAACTAACTTCTTTCAATCTTTTATGTACAAATACTATCTACACAAATATTACTTTGGTTTCAGCATTAAGTTTTCTTGCATTTTATTGtgatatatttaattgtaCAAATATGTACAAAAGGGATAAGCCCCATTTTGTGGTTCGTTGTTTAGTTCTtttagcatgaaaaacaataCTGCTAGTAAATTAATTTCCCCATTTCCATATTATactttgtaaataattttttattagctAGATATCTTTTTGCAATGATATCTACTCATCTTTgaatcatcattgaatattgGACTAAAATGGGAATTCTGCAGCTCCAGTAATCGAACAAGATGTTGTACCCATGTTTTATCTCTATTTTTTCATTCTGCCTTCGAGGCCATAAGCATCCACATTTTCGAATcaccattaatttttttgtttctctccAGTATTTAAAGAATCTTTTTTCTGACTAATTTCTATCCTAAGTAATCAATAAAACCTCAGACCCCCATTAGAAGGTGTAAAGATCTAAACAATATCATCCCGGTACCCAATTAATCTCCTTATTACAACTTCCCTTGTCTTCTCTAAATAGGTTCGAAGACCAACTTTGGTACTTAAAGCAGATTGAACCAAAATGGAATTACATCTAGCAGGTACGTGTTTTGGCTACCGAGAAGATATTGATATCTGAATCACCAGTACTTGGACTAATGGGAGTTCTTAATGGACAGAAATCAAGCAAATCAAGTTAGTTGTAGTCAACCGTTAATTAGTCttccttgatttttttctATCAAGAAAATCACGTTAGCTGTAGTCAACCATCAATTAGTCTTCCTTGATTCTCTTATCACCATTCATTGTGTACATTGacctttccttttcttgatAATATcactctatatatatatatatgtgtgtgtgtgtgtaatcATTCCTTTAAAAAGCACAATCAATTCAACAATTCTTTACTCAAACTTTATATGGTATCAGAGTGTCTCTAGCTCCAATGAGTCTTGCTCGATCCTATCccttgacttttttttttaaaaaaaaaagaaaaaccatgtCAGAAGCCAGCTCCAACCTCACAAACCATGTCCTAGCACCAAACTCTATACTTTTAGAAGGCTTGATAACTATCAATGCCTCATTACTACTAGTAAAACCTTCACATACCAACTATCCCTCTTGAAAATCCCAATTCGATGCCTTGCTTCTCGATATAATCTTCTCAGTTTTGTAAATGGGACAAATCTATGTCCTCCCAAGGAAAAGACTATTGACGGTAAAACAGTCCCAAATCCTAACAACCTTTTTTGGCACCGTCAAGATCAACTCCTAAAAATAGGAATCATGACCTCTGAGCACATCATTCCAATGATAAGCTCTGCTAAAACATTCAAAGACGTTTGGGATCATCTCTCTACTGCACTAGCAAGTGCCTCAACCTCTCGCACCATGGGCCTCACGGATCAATTAGCCAACATCACCAAAGGAACCATGACGGTCTCAGAATATATTGGAAAAATTCGCTCAATAGTTGATGAACTCGCCCTTGCTAGATCCGTTGTTCCTAACACTAACTTGATCCTCCATGTTTTAAATGGAGTGGGATCTGAATACAAAGAAATAGCTGCTACTGTTCAAGCTCGTAACACACCAATCAGTCTTAAAGAACTTCATGATAAACTTATTGAATATGAGTTCTTTCTTGCATGAGAAGTGGCTAAACATACAAGTGGTTTCATTGCAAATGTTGTCAGTATAATTGCAACAAGTCCTCTCATTCTCAATACAGCAACTGGCCTAATGATCAACACTCACAATTGGATTCAACCAATATACAGACCAGCACTCAAATGGAAATCCTAAGCAAAGCAGTGGCTACACAAGTAACAACAACAGTTCCAAAAGAAACATCTTTTGCCAATATTGTAACAAAAAAGGTCATGTTGCCAAAGATTACCATACCCTTAAGCGCTTGCTGGGTATTCCTGTTCCTCTTAAGGTCAATTCGACTACCATCAACCATAACACTAACAAATCCTTAAATGGCTTCTTGATATTGGGGCCTCTCATCATGTTACTTCCAACATGAACAATCTCTCTAATCATCAACCCTATGAGGGTCCTGATGACATCATCATTGGTGACGGTTCAAGTTTGCATATCACACATACTGGGCATACCACACTTCCATCTACATCTCACTCtttcaatttgtcaaatgtttTATGTGTGCTTACTATGAAACAAAACCTTATTTCTGTTTGTCAATTTTATAACACCAATAATGCCTCTATTGAATTTGACCCCACCTCTTTTTGTGTGAAGGATTTAGTCACGAAGGCACCTCTCGCTAGAGGAGTGAGCAGGAATAATGTCCATGAGTGGACTACTATCAAAGACTATCAGCCTCAAATAAAGCAAGCATGCTATGGTGTTGTTACCACGGTTAGTTAGTGGCATGATCGATTGGGGCATCCATCTCTCAAAGTCCTCAATCGCATTATATCAACTCAAAAATTACCTATTCAATCTAGgtcttcctttttttccttttgtgaCTCTTGTCAAGGCAATAAAAGTCACAAGCTCCTGTTTGGCACTTATAGTTTGCAAAGTCGAAACCTTTTAGATTTGCTCTACACCGATGTTTGGGGACCATCTCCAATCCAATCTATTGAtggtttcttttattatatactTCTTGTAGATCACTTCACCAAATACTCTTGGTTGTTCACCATGTCTCACAAATCTGATGTGCAAATTATCTTTCCTAAATTTAAAGTCATGGTTGAAAAGTTTTTTAATACCTCTATCAATACCATCTACACTGATGGAGGTACCGAGTATCAAGGGCTATGCACTATCTTTGCCAACCATGGTATCCAACATCTTGTCTCCCCTCCACACACTACCCAACATATTGCGTCTGCTGAATGTCATCATCGTCACATTGTTGAAACTGGGCTCACTCTTATGCATCGTGCATCTTTGCCTCTTTCCCTTTGGACCTACGCCTTTCATACAGCTGTCTACCTCATTAATCGAATGCCAACGCCTATTCTTGACAacaaatcaccttttaaatGCTTATTCCATAAAGTGCCAAATTATTCCAAACTTCGCACCTTTAGGTGCTTGTGCTATCCCTGGCTTCGCCCATataacaaacaaaaattgGAACCTCGGTCTCAACCATGTTTATTTCTTGGTTATTCTAATATTCACAATGCCTGTACATGTTATGAACCTACATCTTAcaaattcttttattctcGTCATGTTCAGTTTGTTGAACATCAATTTCCATCATTGCCCTCCCAAACCAAGGATACGTTTGTCATTTCCCACACTCAACCTATTTAGTCTATTCTTTCTCCATCTCTTCACTCATTTGCCAACTCCAATGCTCTTATCACAAATATGTCCAGTTCCTTGTCATCGTCGGCTGCCACAAGCTCTCCAGCCACTAATCAGTCAGATTCTAACTCACCACAAAATCTTAGGACCATAAGCAGTGCACATTTTCCACAAACTTCACCTCCACCATCGTCTTTTAGGACAACTTCTCACTCTTCCCCAAATTGCTCTTTGGTTTCCCCTAACCCAACACCCACTGACTGCATTTTTGAGGCTAATCAAACCTTGACAGTATCCaatcattcattttctcatcaCCATTCATTGCTGTACATTGacctttccttttcttgaaaatatcaccctatatatatatatatatatgtgggTAATCATTCCTTTGAAAAGCACAATCGATTCAACAATTCTTTACTCAAACTTTATAGTTCTGCAGCTCCAGTAATCAAACAAGATGTTGTACAAatgttttatttctatttttacaTTCTGCCTTTAGGGTCATAAGCATTAACAATTTCGAATCACCattaatgtttttgttttcctaCTGAAACTTCAAGCTGATACTTTTGCCTTGCCTGACAAGATAATCAAACTCAAGTTTTGAGCCCCCTTTCAAACGAACGAACTAGGTAGGAAGTTCTCCAGACAGCACCTTCTTTCTTGCAAGGGGACCTTCATGATTCCAAATCACCAAACGTATCATTGTTGCATTAAGGACATTATTTTGAAGGCTACCAAGGATTTCCCAAATCTGTTGTATTTGGTTGATGCAAGTATACCAATCAAAGATATGGAACTGCTATGCTCAAAAGGAAGTGCTCATTTTTGTAAAGCTCATTTTCCGTTGATCGTCAAGTggttttttctcaattaaatGTCAGAAAATGTAGAAACCAATTTCTCCAAAACAAACGGAGTCTTAGTTGAAGCTCAATTAGAATTAAACCCAATATTTTTATGGCAACCCTGGTAGATGTTAAGAATAAGCTTTTTAGCATTAGAGCAtgattaagcttgaaatccatcttttttcttcttaatacAAAGGCTAATGCTTTGACTTGACTCTACACATCTTTTAAACTACTACAGATGAGAACTACTAGAAGTTTTCTGGTTTCTATTTCCTTTGTGTGTATGCGTAATTAGTGCCTTCATTTCATATCAGTAAATCATGTTATTTGGCTCTTCAGGAAGTTTTTGTTTCTATCATCTACCAATTAATGCTAGATGTTGTAATTCCCTGCTTCCTTATACCATGTAAGCATCACAAGTATATGAGAACCACTCTATTAACTTCTTTGCTACTCAACACTAATAACAGAATGCTTTGGCCTTGTATATCAGTATAAACAAAACTTATAATTTTGTATCTCATTCCAATGTCCTCAGAATCAATGATGGAAAGGTTTCCAGGCAACATTTGAGTGTATGTTTGAGTACTAGtggatattataaaaattcaataatatcTACAGTAAATCATATTATAGAGCACCCTTAAACCATGGGCAGTGATGTTGACTCAAGAATGTCAGATTCCAATTCCAAAAGCTTGATGGTTAAGGAGCTATAACCGACCATCAAAAGTGATTTGATAGAGAATTGGGTGGGTAAGGGAAAAATGGATGAGAAAGTGACCTTCTTAATTTAAATAGCCATTTTAAAAGCATATGGTCTTCATATTAGGTAAGATTATTTCTTCTTAGCACCTATTATAAAGTGatgattttatgttaaaaatttagCTTTCTGTTGATAAGTTGTTGTAATTTCCTCTAAAGAAGAAGACTTTTGTAATCCTATTATTTTGAGTAATAGAAAATCGAATAGATTATGGTCTTGTGGTTTTTGTCCTTATTAAGGGGTTTTTCACGTAAAATCTAGTGTCTTGCTTCTTTGActcaatgatttttttttcttattttgtttttacatgAAAATTGGGGTTTATTTGGTCATCGCTTGGTATCACTATCTATACATGAAAGAGTAATGGCTAAATTTAAATAGGAAATGACACTAAAGCATCCTTTGATCAAATGAATCCAGACTTACCTTCATTTAACCAGTAGGGTCtacttttgaaatattttcaaaaccaatggAAGGTAGAGAAATCtcaaagaaaatgatagattCCTAACCTTCTCACACTTCTAATTCAATagatttcattaattaatagatTTAAACAGCTTCCACATCTCAATCTCTGAGATGGACAATACAGATATGAAAAATAGAACATCTAGACTAACAAGCTGACAAACTATGCTTACCCACACATAAACCCAAAAAATCAGAACTTACATGAATGTCCACCCACAGAAAACAACCTGTATTTATTACCTGAATGTCTACAATACAACTGCTAAATAAATAACCAAACAAATAGTTAATCATAGTTGCTAACCGAGCTACGTATtgtatatcaaaattttattttttaagtattgatTAGCAATATTGTAAGataagataatttttaaaaattaattataaattatataacatttacaataaaattttttaaaaaattatatttattaatggGATTGagaaatatatagtataagtTAAAAagatattgttttttaatttgaattctcAACATGCTccttaataatataaattttttaataaccCATCTATTTTCCATAATAATATACtaattaaaaccaaaaaagtatttaatactttttatatatattatttttagaataaaaaattaaaatactcATTTACAAATAGCTTTGGAAAGTGCAGAGTTGATAATGGCTTTGGATTTTGGTTAGCAAAGACAttgagtgaaaaaaaaagtctcaAGTTCTAAAAagatttcaagaaaaagctTAAGAAAGTAGTGTTTGACTTTTTGTAATTTGAAGTCCGAAGATTCAATTCCAAACAATGTCGCTAACCACcacaatttataacaaaatGTGAATAGCTCAGAATCATAGAGACATAGGTTACAACCATCTGTCGATCAATCCCAACTTTCTCCAATGAGTTCCCATAACAAGAGAGAATCACCAATAGGCACGAATATGGCACTTAATGGCCTGACTCTTTAGGACCACTAGATCTTGATGTACCATCGTGTAGGTATCATAGTGAAGATTAGAGTTTAGGCGATAACCTTGGAGGTTTCAATCTTCTAAATAGCCAGCAGTCTGGATGCAATTCAAAATTGCTGAATTACCCatctttatttcatttttcataactACTTGATCGTTGAGCTTAAGCCATGTCTTTTGTTGGAGAGGCTTGCTTATCTACTTTCTTTGAGGCCTTGTTTGCCAAATTGGGCTCTTCCGAATCCCTCCACTTTGCTACTGAAAGCAAGTCCATGAGGAGCTTAGGAAGTGGGAAAAGATATTGAAGAATATCCAAGCAGTGCTTGATGATGCAGAGGAAAAGCAAATGAAGGATCGGCATGTGAAGATATGGCTAGCGGAGCTCCAAGACTTGGCTTACGATATGGATGACATCTTGGATGAGTTCGGGACTGAAGCCTTGGGAAGCAAGTTAGTGCAAGAATGTCGAGCAAACAGAAGTAAGGTATGGAAGATCATTCATACTTTCATTTACTTTCATTACTATTTTCAATCCATATGCTTTCCTATTTAATTATAAGATGATGTCAAAGATAAAAGCGATTACTGTTAGATTGTAAGATTTAGTCACCCAAAAAAATGACTTGCActtaagagaaaatgatgttGGTAGGCCTAAGAGAAAGATAGAAAGGCCACCAACTACTTCATTGGTGAATGAAGCTCCTGTCTATGGTAGGGAAGAAGACAAAAAGGCAATAATTGATTTGCTTTTAATGAATGACTATAGTGATGATAAAGTCATTGTGATTCCTATTGTTGGCATTGGAGGGATTGGTAAGACTACCCTTGCTCAACTAGTTTACAATGATGATAGTATAAAAGATCATTTCgacatcaaagtatgggtgtGTGTTTCTGAAGATTTTGATGTGATCAGAATAACGAAAACAATTTTGTAGTCAATAACTTTTAAGTAGTGCAACGAAGTAAATGATCTAAATTTACTGCAGGTCGAATTGAAGGAGAAGctatatgaaaataattttctgCTTG
Proteins encoded in this region:
- the LOC108663649 gene encoding putative disease resistance RPP13-like protein 1, yielding MQNLSNLKGQLYISELHDVDEAQYAWEAKLSSKLDLENLELKWSKDFNINLRRKEVEKEVLNLDQPHKDIKELAINYYARIEFPDWVEDDSFKNLQVLRHEDSHNCTLLPAVGKLPLLKHLYAKGMRSVISVGNEFHGVNGPNVFPSLETLHFENMFEWKEWKLCEVDEQEKLVIHRCQELVVSISNLPMLCELEIDGCKEVVFESYDDIWTLYIGNCENLRCLLDNKENINFRSTSILQSLDIGYCEALKSLSSSEALPNLHHLQCLTIRNCQRVQYSFGERGFPTNLTSPSVDDPNISKAVMEWGSHRPKSLTKLNISGSNCTDVVSFPQEEIGMKLPPSLTNLIIRDFKNLRKLSSNGFQNLTSLQSLWIDNCPKLRSIPRKEMLPSLLQLSITVCPMLKKSFVNGTNLCPPKEKTIDGKTVPNPNNLFWHRQDQLLKIGIMTSEHIIPMISSAKTFKDVWDHLSTALASASTSRTMGLTDQLANITKGTMTVSEYIGKIRSIVDELALARSVVPNTNLILHVLNGVGSEYKEIAATVQARNTPISLKELHDKLIEYEFFLA